Below is a genomic region from Candidatus Chlorobium masyuteum.
CCCTTAAACCGCTCACGACGGTTAACAGAAATACCGGTGAGCGTTCAAACCTCTTTTTGAGTGGTCTGTTCGGGGTGCTGCAGGAGGTAGAGCTTGTAGTAGAGGCCCCGTTTTGCCAGAAGTTCCTGATGGTTGCCGGTTTCCCGGATCACGCCCTTGTGCAGAACGATGATCCGGTCAGCTTTCTGCACGGTTGAGAGCCGGTGGGCAATAATAATCGAGGTACGCTCACTCATGAGTTTCGCCGTTGCCGCATCGATCAGTGTCTCTGTTTCCGTATCAACAGAGCTGGTTGCTTCATCAAGCACCAGAATTTCCGGATTGTAGAGCAGTGCCCGCACGAAGGCGATCAACTGTTTCTGGCCGGAGGAGAGGCCGGTGCCGTTTTCAAGCACCCTGTACTGGTAGCCGCCGGGGAGCTGCTCGATAAACCGGTCTGCACCAACCACTCTTGCCGCTTCCCGCAGGGCCTCGTCGGAGACATCGGGATTGCCGAAGGCGAGGTTTTCGCGAATGGTGCCGGAAAAGAGAAAGACATCCTGCATGACAACCCCGACAAGTTTTCGCAGTGAACTCGCCTCGATTTCCCGGATCGGGATGTCGTCAATGGTGATGGAGCCTTTGCTGAAAGGGTAGAGTTTGGAGAGAATATTGATAATTGACGTTTTCCCGCTCCCGGTTGCCCCGACAATGGCAACTTTTTCGCCATGCCGGATATCGAAGGAGATATCCTTGAGTATCCAGTTATCGCCGTCGTAGGCGAACCAGACATTACTGAAACTTATTTTTTCCCTGAAGGTTGAGACGGGCTGAACTTCTGCTGGGTTTTCAATCCCCTCCTTTTCATCAAGCAGTCTGAAAATCCGGTCGGATCCGGCAATTGCCGTCTGAATAACGTTGAACCGGTCGGAAAGGTGCTGAAGAGGGCGGAAAAAGAGCCATATATACTGCACAAACGAGATAACCACTCCAATGGTGAGGTCAGCCTTGAGCAGGCGCACGCCGCTGTACCATATCACCAGACCCGCAGCAGCAGCACTCAGCACTTCAATCAGCGGATAGTAGATGGAGAAATAAAAAACCGTGCGTATGTTTGCATCCCGGTGATCGCGGTTAATGGCGGCATAGTTCTCATATTCCTGCTCCTGGCGATTGAAGAGCTGTACGATGCTCATGCCGGTAATATGCTCCTGAAAGAAGGTGTTAAGGCGTGCAAGGTGGGTTCTGACATCCTGAAACGCAACCCGTACCCTGTTTTTGAACAGGATGGTTGCATAGAGCATGAGGGGGAGAACGGCGAGTACAATAAGCGTCAACTGCCAATCTATCCAAGCCATCAAGACAACGATAAAAAACAGTTGCAGGATATCGCCGAGAATGGTGATAATGCCGCTTGAGAGCATCTCGTTGAGCGATTCAACATCACTTGTTGTTCTTGTGATCAGTCGTCCTATGGGGTTGCGATCATAAAACCGTGCCGGCAGTTTTTGCAGATGGGTGAAAATATCCATCCGGAGGTTGAATACGGCCTTCTGGCCGATAATCTGGGTTAACCATGTGGTGATATACTGCTTGATGCCGTCAAGCAGTATGGCTCCTGCAAGCAGGATGCTGATAAAGGCGAGTCCCCTGAGATCGCCACGGGCGATATGGTCGTCAATGGCGATTTTTGTCAGATAGGGCCGAAGCGGACCAAGAAAAGAGCCTGCAATGGTAATTGCAACAGAGGCGGCTACAAGGGTTTTAAATGGCTTGATATAGGCGAAGAGACGGGAGACAATATAGCTGTCAACCGAGCCTTTTTTCTCTATTCCAAGTGTTTCGTCCTGTTGCGTCCGGAAGCTTTTGTTCTGCTCTTTACTCATTATTTTTCATCCAAATACCTGCCGTTTCAGGTCATTCATGCCCCTGCGTTCTTTTCTCTATATCCCTTTTCAGTTTATCAGCCAGCGCTTCAGCCTCCTCTTTTGACGGTGCTTCGGAGTAGATGCGGATAATTGGTTCGGTGTTCGACGGACGCAGATGCACCCAGCTGCTGGCAAAATCAAGTTTCAGCCCATCAAGAGCGCTTGATTCAGCTTCAGGGTATTGCAAGGCAATATCGGTCAGAATATTCTCGAGCGATGAACGGTCAGTTTTTCCGAGCGTAGTTTTCTGCTTCGACATCACATAGTCGGGAAACTCTTTTCTGAAGGCTGAAAGAGTGCCGTTACGGTTTGTTGTGCGCCAGTGAGTGAAGGCCTGGACGAAGAGCGCAATGCCAACCAGAGCGTCCCTTCCGTAATGGAGTTCGGGAAGAATAATGCCGCCATTGCCTTCTCCGCCAATGACAACCGATTTCTCTTTCATCACTTCGATAACATTGGCTTCTCCGACTT
It encodes:
- a CDS encoding ABC transporter ATP-binding protein, producing MSKEQNKSFRTQQDETLGIEKKGSVDSYIVSRLFAYIKPFKTLVAASVAITIAGSFLGPLRPYLTKIAIDDHIARGDLRGLAFISILLAGAILLDGIKQYITTWLTQIIGQKAVFNLRMDIFTHLQKLPARFYDRNPIGRLITRTTSDVESLNEMLSSGIITILGDILQLFFIVVLMAWIDWQLTLIVLAVLPLMLYATILFKNRVRVAFQDVRTHLARLNTFFQEHITGMSIVQLFNRQEQEYENYAAINRDHRDANIRTVFYFSIYYPLIEVLSAAAAGLVIWYSGVRLLKADLTIGVVISFVQYIWLFFRPLQHLSDRFNVIQTAIAGSDRIFRLLDEKEGIENPAEVQPVSTFREKISFSNVWFAYDGDNWILKDISFDIRHGEKVAIVGATGSGKTSIINILSKLYPFSKGSITIDDIPIREIEASSLRKLVGVVMQDVFLFSGTIRENLAFGNPDVSDEALREAARVVGADRFIEQLPGGYQYRVLENGTGLSSGQKQLIAFVRALLYNPEILVLDEATSSVDTETETLIDAATAKLMSERTSIIIAHRLSTVQKADRIIVLHKGVIRETGNHQELLAKRGLYYKLYLLQHPEQTTQKEV